A genomic stretch from Bacillus sp. E(2018) includes:
- a CDS encoding nucleoside triphosphate pyrophosphohydrolase → MPTYNKLVRDRIPEIIKRTGASFNTTILSETNYIKELKKKCYEEIDEYVVADNDKDAVEELADLLELMYALAKVHGVEFSEIEKVRQEKAEKRGGFQERIFLIDAE, encoded by the coding sequence ATGCCAACATACAACAAACTCGTCCGTGACCGTATTCCTGAAATCATTAAAAGAACAGGTGCTTCCTTTAACACTACTATTCTATCTGAAACTAATTACATAAAAGAGCTAAAGAAAAAATGTTATGAAGAAATAGATGAATATGTTGTAGCTGATAATGACAAAGATGCTGTTGAGGAACTAGCTGACTTGCTTGAATTAATGTACGCACTTGCTAAAGTCCATGGTGTAGAATTCTCTGAAATTGAAAAAGTTAGGCAGGAAAAGGCAGAAAAGCGCGGAGGATTTCAGGAACGGATCTTTCTGATCGATGCAGAATAA
- a CDS encoding HNH endonuclease domain-containing protein: MSHKLQVGEMKVGYLTDKEIWGHFNYIFSPKSKNSTTYKFVLIKSILENLYNVNGNLELTYDLLYTSFSKIYWNLVVHHNLNQINMVGKKSEVQKILFKINDKHMIPNTFVFDKLSDELQIEIITKVKKKAKLNVMGAIYGDTDSTIYDFDNKRESIKINPSYYLFMQRFQKVLTYLTNYHLALFLEKFNQNGDITNLLMKVENVSKRSSLNEFYLLLSSFYNDKCFYCGKEIKKKGSIHVDHFIPWSFVQTDQLWNLVISCSSCNLAKNDKLAIEQYLESLIDRNLELTKNSLVNQRPDMRIYTEKKLIELYNYSKENGFTDIWTPQKKIRL, encoded by the coding sequence TTGAGCCACAAATTACAAGTGGGAGAAATGAAAGTTGGATATTTGACTGACAAGGAAATCTGGGGACACTTCAATTATATCTTTTCTCCAAAATCTAAAAACTCTACAACATATAAATTTGTCTTGATTAAGTCAATATTAGAGAATCTTTATAATGTAAATGGAAATTTAGAATTAACATATGATCTTTTATATACGAGTTTTTCTAAAATATATTGGAATCTTGTAGTACATCATAATTTAAATCAAATTAATATGGTCGGGAAGAAATCAGAGGTACAAAAAATACTTTTTAAAATCAATGATAAGCACATGATTCCAAATACTTTTGTATTTGATAAGCTTTCCGATGAATTGCAAATTGAAATCATAACAAAGGTTAAAAAGAAGGCTAAGTTGAATGTTATGGGTGCTATATACGGTGATACTGATAGTACAATCTATGATTTCGATAATAAAAGAGAATCTATCAAAATTAATCCCAGCTATTACTTGTTTATGCAGCGGTTTCAGAAAGTGCTGACCTATTTAACGAACTATCACCTTGCTTTATTTTTAGAAAAGTTCAACCAAAACGGTGATATTACAAATCTTCTTATGAAAGTTGAAAATGTATCTAAAAGATCTTCGTTAAATGAATTCTACTTACTTTTGTCATCTTTTTACAATGACAAGTGTTTTTATTGTGGTAAAGAAATTAAGAAAAAAGGGTCTATTCATGTTGATCATTTCATTCCATGGAGTTTTGTGCAAACTGATCAATTATGGAACTTGGTCATTTCCTGTAGTTCATGTAACTTAGCTAAGAATGACAAATTAGCCATAGAACAATATTTGGAGTCTCTTATAGATAGAAACTTGGAGTTAACAAAAAATTCATTAGTAAACCAACGGCCAGATATGAGAATCTATACAGAAAAGAAATTGATTGAGCTTTATAATTACTCCAAGGAGAATGGATTTACAGACATTTGGACTCCACAGAAGAAAATCCGATTATAA
- a CDS encoding metalloregulator ArsR/SmtB family transcription factor produces the protein MAAPSEKPDVFKAIADPTRREVLRLLSENERPISEIADHFEMSRTAVTKHLQILTEAELISGRKEGREKIYQLHPEPLTEVKQWLSYYEKFWGNKLAMLKHFVEDDKK, from the coding sequence GTGGCAGCACCATCAGAAAAACCCGATGTCTTTAAAGCGATTGCGGATCCAACGAGGCGTGAAGTCTTGAGGTTGCTTTCTGAAAATGAGCGACCGATCTCAGAGATTGCCGACCACTTTGAGATGAGCCGTACAGCAGTGACGAAGCATCTGCAGATTTTAACGGAGGCTGAACTCATTTCAGGTCGAAAGGAAGGACGGGAGAAAATTTATCAGTTACATCCAGAGCCTTTAACTGAAGTGAAGCAGTGGCTATCTTATTATGAGAAGTTTTGGGGTAATAAGTTGGCTATGTTGAAGCATTTTGTTGAGGACGATAAGAAGTAA
- a CDS encoding SRPBCC domain-containing protein, which yields MSTLPDITQTATFNAPIQKVWDAVSTSEGMSAWFMPNDFKAKEGHEFHIQSPFGPSPCKVLVIDEPNKLSFAWDTDGWVITFLLEEKGDQTAFTLIHSGWKEEDAIVGKANQKAQDVRDRMSGGWVGIVNERLKKVVEG from the coding sequence GTGTCAACACTACCAGATATTACACAAACCGCAACCTTTAACGCACCGATTCAAAAAGTGTGGGATGCTGTATCGACATCAGAAGGCATGTCAGCTTGGTTCATGCCGAATGACTTTAAAGCAAAAGAAGGACATGAGTTTCACATCCAGTCCCCTTTTGGTCCTTCACCTTGTAAAGTGCTTGTGATCGATGAACCGAATAAACTATCGTTTGCATGGGATACAGACGGCTGGGTCATTACGTTTCTGTTAGAGGAAAAAGGAGATCAGACAGCGTTCACCCTGATTCATAGCGGCTGGAAAGAAGAAGACGCGATCGTTGGAAAAGCGAATCAAAAAGCGCAAGATGTGCGTGATCGCATGAGCGGCGGATGGGTTGGTATTGTGAATGAAAGACTGAAAAAGGTCGTAGAGGGTTAA